In Streptomyces sp. NBC_00306, a single genomic region encodes these proteins:
- a CDS encoding CinA family protein, translated as MTVAARIIAVLAERGQTLAAAESLTGGLVAAELTGVPGASAAFRGSVTAYATELKRDVLGVDGTLLAERGAVDAEVAVQMAAGVRTVLGAGWGIATTGVAGPEPQDGKPVGTVFVAVAGPDGSRKVAALRLNGGRAEIRRESVRSVLELLSGELHENARAQDTEQNGGN; from the coding sequence GTGACCGTCGCCGCCCGGATCATCGCGGTGCTTGCGGAGCGTGGTCAGACCCTGGCGGCCGCGGAGTCCCTGACGGGCGGTCTGGTGGCCGCGGAGCTCACCGGTGTCCCCGGGGCCTCGGCGGCCTTCCGCGGGTCCGTCACGGCGTACGCAACCGAGCTGAAGCGGGACGTCCTGGGCGTCGACGGGACCCTCCTGGCGGAGCGGGGCGCGGTGGACGCCGAGGTCGCTGTGCAGATGGCGGCCGGTGTGCGCACGGTCCTGGGCGCCGGCTGGGGCATCGCCACCACCGGTGTGGCAGGTCCCGAGCCGCAGGACGGGAAGCCCGTCGGGACGGTCTTCGTCGCCGTCGCCGGGCCGGACGGTTCACGGAAAGTCGCCGCATTGCGGTTGAACGGTGGCCGGGCGGAAATCCGTAGAGAGAGTGTACGGAGCGTGCTCGAGCTGCTCTCCGGCGAACTGCACGAAAATGCGAGGGCACAGGATACGGAACAGAACGGGGGGAATTGA
- a CDS encoding SDR family NAD(P)-dependent oxidoreductase: protein MGLTAYDLTGRTAFVTGAAGGIGRASAVLLAEAGAAVHCADVDEKGLDETRSMISDAGGTVSTHTLDVADRAQVKAAIESAGRLDVLAAIAGIMHSSSVLETRDEDLDRVLAVNFKGVLYACQEAARTMIAAGTPGSLVTMASGAVDAAGAGLLCYSAAKAAVVQLTKTLATELGPHSIRVNAIAPGWVRTPMTDRHDTTLQHQAEAAMVRLSPLRRVGEPEDIAHAVLHLASDASSFTTGQIIRPNGGVAMPW from the coding sequence ATGGGTCTCACCGCGTACGACCTCACCGGCCGGACGGCGTTCGTCACCGGTGCAGCCGGCGGCATCGGCCGGGCCTCGGCCGTACTCCTGGCCGAAGCAGGTGCCGCGGTCCACTGCGCCGACGTCGACGAGAAGGGACTGGACGAGACCCGCAGCATGATCAGCGACGCGGGCGGCACGGTCTCCACCCACACCCTCGATGTCGCGGACCGCGCACAGGTGAAGGCCGCGATCGAGAGCGCCGGACGGCTCGACGTCCTGGCCGCGATCGCCGGAATCATGCACAGCAGCTCCGTACTGGAGACCAGGGACGAGGACCTCGACCGTGTCCTCGCCGTCAACTTCAAGGGAGTTCTGTACGCCTGCCAGGAGGCGGCACGCACCATGATCGCGGCCGGCACTCCGGGGTCCCTCGTCACCATGGCCTCAGGAGCCGTGGACGCGGCCGGCGCAGGTCTGCTCTGCTACAGCGCGGCCAAGGCTGCCGTCGTCCAGCTGACGAAGACGCTGGCCACCGAACTCGGCCCGCACTCCATACGCGTGAACGCCATCGCCCCCGGCTGGGTCCGCACCCCGATGACCGACCGCCACGACACGACGCTCCAGCATCAGGCGGAGGCGGCCATGGTCCGGCTCTCTCCGCTCCGCAGGGTCGGTGAGCCCGAGGACATCGCGCACGCGGTCCTCCATCTCGCCTCGGATGCATCGTCGTTCACGACGGGTCAGATCATTCGCCCGAACGGGGGCGTCGCCATGCCCTGGTGA
- the rimO gene encoding 30S ribosomal protein S12 methylthiotransferase RimO yields MPERRTVALVTLGCARNEVDSEELAGRLAADGWELVQEAADADVAVVNTCGFVEAAKKDSVDALLEANDLKDHGRTQAVVAVGCMAERYGKELAEALPEADGVLGFDDYSDISDRLQTILSGGVHASHTPRDRRKLLPLSPVERQSATEVALPGHAQAPEDVPEDLPEGVAPVSGPRAPLRRRLGTSPVASVKLASGCDRRCSFCAIPSFRGSFISRRPSDVLGETRWLAEQGVKEVMLVSENNTSYGKDLGDIRLLETLLPELADVDGIERVRVSYLQPAEMRPGLIDVLTSTPKIAPYFDLSFQHSAPGVLRAMRRFGDTERFLELLDTIRTKAPQAGVRSNFIVGFPGETEADFAELERFLTHARLDAIGVFGYSDEDGTEAVSYDNKLDADVIAERLEHLSRLAEELTAQRAEERLGERLEVLVESVDGEDGAVGRAAHQAPETDGQVIFTSGEGLVPGRMVVAKAVGTEGVDLVAEFCEVLEGDHRVQEAAR; encoded by the coding sequence ATGCCCGAACGCCGTACCGTCGCCCTTGTCACTCTTGGCTGCGCCCGTAACGAGGTGGACTCGGAGGAGCTTGCAGGCCGCTTGGCAGCGGACGGCTGGGAGCTCGTCCAGGAAGCCGCCGACGCGGACGTCGCCGTCGTCAACACCTGTGGCTTCGTCGAAGCCGCGAAGAAGGACTCCGTCGACGCCCTCCTCGAAGCCAATGATCTGAAGGACCACGGGAGAACCCAGGCCGTCGTGGCGGTCGGCTGCATGGCCGAGCGGTACGGCAAGGAACTCGCCGAGGCGCTGCCCGAGGCGGACGGTGTGCTCGGCTTCGACGACTACTCCGACATCTCCGACCGGCTGCAGACCATCCTCAGCGGCGGTGTCCACGCCTCGCACACTCCGCGCGACCGTCGCAAGCTCCTGCCGCTCAGCCCGGTGGAACGCCAGTCGGCGACCGAGGTCGCGCTGCCGGGCCACGCCCAGGCTCCCGAGGACGTGCCCGAGGACCTTCCCGAGGGGGTCGCCCCGGTGTCCGGGCCGCGTGCCCCGCTGCGCCGGCGCCTCGGCACCAGCCCCGTCGCGTCCGTGAAGCTCGCCTCCGGCTGCGACCGCCGCTGCTCCTTCTGCGCGATCCCCTCCTTCCGCGGCTCCTTCATCTCCCGGCGGCCCAGCGACGTCCTCGGTGAGACGCGCTGGCTGGCGGAGCAGGGTGTCAAGGAGGTCATGCTGGTCTCCGAGAACAACACCTCGTACGGCAAGGACCTCGGCGACATCCGGCTGCTGGAGACCCTGCTGCCGGAGCTCGCGGACGTCGACGGCATCGAGCGGGTGCGCGTCAGCTATCTCCAGCCGGCCGAGATGCGGCCCGGGCTGATCGACGTGCTGACCTCGACGCCGAAGATCGCGCCCTACTTCGACCTCTCGTTCCAGCACTCCGCCCCCGGCGTGCTCCGAGCCATGCGGCGCTTCGGCGACACCGAGCGGTTCCTGGAGCTGCTGGACACCATCCGGACCAAGGCGCCGCAGGCCGGTGTGCGCTCGAACTTCATCGTCGGTTTCCCCGGCGAGACCGAGGCCGACTTCGCCGAGCTGGAACGCTTCCTCACGCATGCGCGTCTGGACGCCATCGGTGTGTTCGGTTACTCCGACGAGGACGGCACGGAAGCCGTCTCGTACGACAACAAGCTGGACGCCGACGTCATCGCCGAGCGGCTGGAGCACCTGTCGCGGCTCGCGGAGGAGCTGACGGCGCAGCGCGCCGAGGAGCGGCTCGGTGAGCGCCTGGAGGTGCTCGTCGAGTCCGTGGACGGGGAGGACGGTGCGGTCGGCCGCGCCGCGCACCAGGCCCCGGAGACGGACGGCCAGGTGATCTTCACCTCGGGCGAGGGTCTGGTCCCCGGCCGTATGGTCGTGGCGAAGGCTGTCGGTACGGAGGGTGTCGACCTGGTGGCCGAGTTCTGCGAGGTCCTGGAGGGCGACCACAGGGTTCAGGAGGCGGCCAGATGA
- a CDS encoding Fpg/Nei family DNA glycosylase, with protein MPEGDTVWLTAKRLHTALAGQVLTVSDLRVPRFATADLTGRSVLDVTSRGKHLLTRFEGGLTLHSHLRMDGAWRVFAVGKRWSGGPAHQIRVVLGTAAQTAVGYRLPVLELVRTAEESTVVGHLGPDLLGPDWDPDTARVNLLADPARPLGEALLDQRNLAGIGNVYKSELAFLAGVTPWLPVGELPEDVPARLVATAQRLLELNKNTFERQTTATDRSVLAGPRRQAFGPRLYVYGRGGHPCLRCGTAVRKADQSDGTGERVTYWCPGCQAGPTP; from the coding sequence ATGCCCGAAGGAGACACCGTCTGGCTGACCGCGAAGCGGCTGCACACGGCCCTCGCGGGCCAGGTGCTCACCGTGTCCGATCTACGCGTGCCGCGGTTCGCGACCGCCGACCTCACCGGCCGGTCCGTTCTGGACGTCACCTCACGCGGCAAGCATCTCCTCACCCGTTTCGAGGGCGGTCTCACCCTCCATTCGCACCTGCGGATGGACGGCGCGTGGCGTGTGTTCGCCGTCGGCAAGCGCTGGAGCGGCGGACCCGCGCATCAGATCCGGGTCGTCCTCGGCACCGCCGCCCAGACGGCCGTCGGCTATCGCCTCCCCGTCCTGGAGCTGGTCCGCACGGCCGAGGAGAGCACCGTCGTCGGCCATCTCGGTCCCGATCTCCTGGGCCCTGACTGGGACCCCGACACCGCCCGGGTCAACCTCCTCGCGGACCCGGCCCGCCCTCTCGGCGAAGCACTCCTCGACCAGCGCAATCTCGCCGGGATCGGCAATGTCTACAAGTCGGAGCTCGCGTTCCTCGCCGGGGTCACGCCCTGGCTCCCCGTGGGCGAACTGCCCGAGGACGTCCCCGCCCGGCTCGTCGCCACCGCACAGCGGCTCCTGGAGCTCAACAAGAACACCTTCGAACGGCAGACCACGGCCACCGACCGCAGTGTGCTGGCCGGCCCTCGTCGGCAGGCCTTCGGCCCCCGGCTGTACGTCTACGGCCGGGGCGGCCATCCCTGTCTGCGCTGCGGCACCGCCGTACGCAAGGCGGACCAGAGCGATGGCACCGGCGAACGCGTCACGTACTGGTGCCCGGGCTGCCAGGCGGGCCCGACTCCCTGA
- the pgsA gene encoding CDP-diacylglycerol--glycerol-3-phosphate 3-phosphatidyltransferase: MTGVPASAGGGTGRPAPGGKLGAAAVNQASLWNIANILTMVRLVLVPAFVLLMLQDGGYDPAWRAWAWAAFAVAMITDIFDGHLARTYNLVTDFGKIADPIADKAIMASGLICLSALGDLPWWVTGVILFRELGITLMRFWVIRHGVIPASRGGKMKTLAQGAAVGMYVLALTGPLATLRFWVMALAVVLTVLTGLDYVRQAIVLRRKGLARERAVAEADL, from the coding sequence ATGACCGGAGTGCCGGCATCCGCGGGGGGCGGCACGGGTAGGCCCGCGCCCGGCGGCAAGCTCGGCGCTGCGGCCGTCAATCAGGCCAGCCTCTGGAACATCGCCAACATCCTCACCATGGTGCGGCTGGTGCTGGTGCCCGCCTTCGTCCTGCTCATGCTGCAGGACGGCGGGTACGACCCGGCATGGCGGGCCTGGGCATGGGCCGCTTTCGCCGTCGCCATGATCACGGACATCTTCGACGGTCATCTGGCGCGTACGTACAACCTGGTCACCGACTTCGGGAAGATCGCCGATCCGATCGCCGACAAGGCGATCATGGCGTCCGGCCTGATCTGCCTGTCCGCGCTCGGCGATCTGCCGTGGTGGGTGACCGGAGTGATCCTCTTCCGCGAGCTCGGCATCACGCTCATGCGGTTCTGGGTGATCCGCCACGGCGTGATTCCCGCCAGCCGCGGCGGCAAGATGAAGACCCTCGCGCAGGGCGCGGCGGTCGGGATGTACGTCCTCGCACTGACCGGTCCACTCGCCACCCTCCGCTTCTGGGTGATGGCCCTCGCCGTCGTGTTGACGGTGCTCACCGGCCTCGACTACGTGCGGCAGGCGATTGTGCTGAGGCGCAAGGGGCTGGCCAGGGAGCGTGCCGTGGCGGAGGCCGACCTGTGA
- a CDS encoding ATP-dependent helicase: MARTALDSFSPATRSWFTGAFSAPTAAQEGAWQAIGEGSDVLVVAPTGSGKTLAAFLAALDDLASTPPPADPKKRCRVLYVSPLKALAVDVERNLRSPLTGIRQESVRLGTPEPEIRVGIRSGDTPAAERRSLATKPPDILITTPESLFLMLTSAARDALSGIETVILDEVHAVAGTKRGAHLALSLERLDELLPRPARRIGLSATVRPVDEVARYLSPQRKVEIVQPKSGKEFDLSVVVPVEDMGELGGSPASEASSSPDGGDKPSIWPHVEEKIVDLVQAHRSTIVFANSRRLAERLCNRLNEIAYERATGEAMPEEASPAELMGQSGSVRGAPPLLARAHHGSVSKEQRALVEEDLKAGRLPAVVATSSLELGIDMGAVDLVVQVESPPSVASGLQRVGRAGHQVGAVSTGVVFPKYRGDLVQSAVVTERMRTGSIEALRVPSNPLDVLAQQLVAMVSLDTWQVDDLLALTRRAAPFASLPESAFTAVLDMLAGRYPSDAFAELRPRVVWDRVAGTVTGRPGAQRLAVTSGGTIPDRGLFGVFLAGADPKKGGGRVGELDEEMVYESRVGDVFTLGTTSWRIEDITRDRVLVSPAPGVPGRLPFWKGDQLGRPLELGRAVGAFLREVGGLSSEDARLRMLAAGLDAWAADNILAYLDEQRRACGHVPDDRTILVERFRDELGDWRVVIHSPFGAQVHAPWALALGARLSERYGMDAQVMHADDGIVLRLPDADLMGLDLLDQDPVHLDATFDSDQAPVGAADAVFDKGEINQIVTDQVGGSALFASRFRECAARALLLPRRNPGKRTPLWQQRQRAAQLLEVASEFGSFPIVLEAVRECLQDVFDVPGLTELMGDIEARRVRMVEVTTPEPSPFARSLLFGYVAQFLYEGDSPLAERRAAALSLDSRLLSELLGQAELRELLDADVLTELERELQWLTEDRRIKDEEGVADLLRLLGPLTDAELVERGAERQWPRDLAASRRAIQVRIAGADHWAAIEDAGRLRDALGTALPVGVPEAFTEPVKDPLGDLLARYARTHGPFTTAQAAGRFGLGVAVTDGALHRLAANGRVVQGEFHPAGIGQEWCDAAVLRRLRRRSLAALRHELEPVPPAALAAFVPQWQHLGNNSLSGIDGLARAIEQLQGAAVPASALEKLILPSRVRGYSPAMLDELTTAGEVLWAGAGALPGKDGRVSLYLADAAPLLLPQPHPLELTALHESVLTSLAAGYGLFFRQIAEQIRATTHPDVNDPQLADAVWDLAWSGRLTNDTLSPLRSLLGSGRTAGSTAHRAKRTVPRGRYGSLTASARTASRTGPPTVSGRWSLLPPLEPEPTHRAHALARTLLDRHGVVTRGAVAAEGVEGGFSATYRILAAFEDSGQARRGYVVEGLGAAQFAMDGAVDRLRAAANTLDRSGGDAPPQAVVLAAADPANAYGAALPWPEPPDGAGHKPGRKAGSLVVLVDGELTMYMERGGKSLLSWATDPDAPALHAAATALANAARAGAIGTITVERANGVSALTSPLSRALEVSGFLATPRGLRLRP, encoded by the coding sequence ATGGCCAGGACCGCACTCGATTCCTTCTCTCCCGCGACCCGCAGCTGGTTCACGGGAGCCTTCAGCGCGCCCACCGCCGCGCAGGAAGGGGCCTGGCAGGCGATCGGCGAGGGCTCGGACGTCCTGGTCGTGGCGCCGACGGGCTCGGGCAAGACCCTGGCCGCGTTCCTTGCCGCGCTCGACGACCTCGCCTCCACTCCCCCGCCCGCGGACCCGAAGAAGCGCTGCCGCGTCCTGTACGTCTCCCCGCTCAAGGCGCTCGCCGTCGACGTGGAGCGCAATCTCCGCAGCCCGCTGACCGGTATCCGCCAGGAATCCGTGCGTCTCGGGACGCCCGAACCCGAGATCCGTGTCGGCATCCGCTCGGGGGACACCCCCGCCGCCGAGCGCCGCTCCCTGGCCACGAAGCCGCCGGACATCCTCATCACCACACCCGAGTCGCTGTTCCTGATGCTCACCTCCGCCGCACGGGACGCGCTGTCGGGCATCGAGACGGTGATCCTCGACGAGGTGCACGCCGTCGCGGGGACGAAGCGGGGTGCGCACCTCGCCCTGTCGCTGGAGCGTCTCGACGAGCTGCTGCCGCGCCCGGCCCGGCGCATCGGCCTGTCGGCGACGGTCCGCCCGGTGGACGAGGTGGCCCGCTATCTCTCCCCGCAGCGGAAGGTGGAGATCGTCCAGCCGAAATCGGGCAAGGAGTTCGACCTCTCCGTGGTCGTCCCGGTCGAGGACATGGGAGAACTGGGCGGATCCCCTGCGTCCGAGGCCTCGTCGTCGCCGGACGGCGGAGACAAGCCGTCGATCTGGCCGCATGTCGAAGAGAAGATCGTCGACCTCGTCCAGGCCCATCGCTCCACGATCGTCTTCGCCAACTCCCGCCGGCTGGCCGAGCGCCTGTGCAACCGTCTCAACGAGATCGCCTATGAACGGGCCACGGGCGAGGCCATGCCGGAGGAGGCCTCGCCCGCGGAGCTCATGGGGCAGTCGGGGTCCGTGCGCGGCGCCCCGCCCCTCCTCGCCCGCGCGCACCACGGTTCGGTCTCCAAGGAGCAGCGAGCCCTGGTCGAGGAGGATCTGAAGGCGGGGCGGCTGCCCGCCGTCGTCGCCACCTCCAGCCTGGAGCTGGGGATCGACATGGGGGCGGTGGACCTCGTCGTGCAAGTCGAGTCTCCGCCGTCGGTGGCGTCCGGACTTCAGCGCGTCGGCCGCGCGGGCCATCAGGTGGGTGCGGTCTCCACCGGTGTCGTGTTCCCGAAGTACCGCGGCGACCTGGTGCAGTCGGCGGTCGTCACCGAGCGGATGCGCACCGGTTCCATCGAAGCGCTTCGCGTCCCGTCGAACCCTCTGGACGTGCTCGCCCAGCAACTGGTGGCCATGGTCTCCCTGGACACCTGGCAGGTCGACGACCTGCTGGCGCTGACCCGGCGGGCCGCGCCGTTCGCCTCGTTGCCCGAGTCGGCGTTCACGGCCGTCCTCGACATGCTGGCGGGACGGTATCCCTCCGACGCGTTCGCCGAGCTGCGGCCGCGTGTGGTCTGGGACCGCGTCGCGGGCACGGTCACGGGCCGCCCGGGCGCGCAGCGTCTCGCCGTCACGTCCGGCGGCACCATCCCGGACCGCGGTCTGTTCGGCGTGTTCCTGGCAGGCGCGGACCCGAAGAAGGGCGGCGGCCGGGTCGGCGAGCTCGACGAGGAGATGGTGTACGAGTCGCGGGTGGGCGACGTCTTCACTCTGGGCACCACCTCGTGGCGGATCGAGGACATCACGCGCGACCGGGTGCTCGTCTCCCCCGCGCCCGGAGTTCCGGGACGCCTGCCCTTCTGGAAGGGCGACCAGCTGGGGCGCCCGCTCGAACTGGGGCGCGCGGTGGGCGCGTTCCTCCGGGAGGTCGGCGGACTGTCCTCCGAGGACGCCCGGCTGCGGATGCTGGCCGCCGGCCTGGACGCCTGGGCCGCCGACAACATCCTGGCGTACCTCGACGAGCAGCGCCGTGCGTGCGGCCATGTGCCCGACGACCGGACGATCCTCGTCGAGCGGTTCCGGGACGAGCTGGGCGACTGGCGGGTGGTGATCCACTCGCCGTTCGGCGCCCAGGTGCACGCCCCCTGGGCGCTGGCGCTCGGCGCCCGGCTCAGTGAGCGGTACGGCATGGACGCCCAGGTCATGCATGCCGACGACGGCATCGTGCTGCGGCTGCCGGACGCCGATCTGATGGGCCTGGACCTCCTGGACCAGGACCCGGTGCATCTGGATGCGACGTTCGACAGCGACCAGGCCCCGGTCGGGGCGGCCGACGCCGTCTTCGACAAGGGCGAGATCAACCAGATCGTCACCGACCAGGTGGGCGGCTCCGCGCTGTTCGCCTCCCGGTTCCGCGAGTGCGCCGCACGGGCGCTCCTGCTGCCCCGGCGCAACCCCGGCAAGCGCACCCCGCTGTGGCAGCAGCGCCAGCGTGCGGCCCAGCTCCTGGAGGTGGCGAGCGAGTTCGGGTCCTTCCCGATCGTCCTCGAAGCGGTCCGCGAGTGTCTCCAGGACGTGTTCGACGTGCCGGGCCTGACCGAGCTGATGGGCGACATCGAGGCCCGCCGGGTCCGGATGGTCGAGGTCACCACTCCCGAGCCCTCGCCCTTCGCCCGTTCGCTGCTGTTCGGCTATGTCGCCCAGTTCCTCTACGAGGGCGACTCCCCGCTGGCCGAGCGCAGGGCGGCGGCCCTGTCGCTGGACTCCCGGCTGCTGTCCGAGCTCCTCGGCCAGGCGGAGCTGCGCGAGCTGCTCGACGCCGACGTACTGACCGAGCTGGAACGCGAGCTCCAGTGGCTCACCGAGGACCGAAGGATCAAGGACGAGGAGGGGGTCGCCGACCTGCTGCGGCTCCTCGGCCCGCTGACGGACGCGGAACTCGTCGAGCGCGGCGCCGAACGGCAGTGGCCCCGGGACCTGGCCGCGTCCCGCCGGGCGATTCAGGTGCGGATCGCCGGAGCCGATCACTGGGCGGCGATCGAGGACGCCGGACGGCTGCGCGACGCACTCGGCACCGCGCTCCCGGTCGGCGTCCCCGAGGCTTTCACCGAACCGGTCAAGGATCCACTGGGCGATCTGCTCGCCCGGTACGCGCGGACGCACGGCCCGTTCACCACCGCACAGGCCGCCGGCCGCTTCGGGCTGGGCGTGGCCGTGACCGACGGTGCGCTGCACCGGCTCGCTGCGAACGGGCGCGTGGTGCAGGGCGAGTTCCACCCCGCCGGCATCGGCCAGGAATGGTGCGACGCGGCCGTGCTGCGACGGCTGCGCCGCCGGTCGCTGGCGGCCCTGCGCCACGAGCTGGAGCCCGTGCCACCGGCAGCGCTGGCCGCCTTCGTCCCCCAATGGCAGCACCTGGGCAACAACAGCCTGAGCGGCATCGACGGGCTGGCCCGCGCCATCGAGCAACTGCAGGGCGCGGCCGTCCCCGCCTCCGCCCTGGAGAAGCTGATCCTGCCCTCCCGCGTCCGCGGCTACAGCCCCGCGATGCTGGACGAGCTGACCACGGCCGGCGAAGTCCTGTGGGCCGGTGCGGGCGCGCTGCCCGGCAAGGACGGCCGGGTCTCGCTCTACCTCGCCGACGCGGCACCGCTGCTGCTTCCCCAGCCCCATCCGCTGGAGCTCACCGCGCTCCACGAATCCGTCCTGACCAGCCTGGCCGCGGGATACGGGCTGTTCTTCCGCCAGATCGCCGAGCAGATCCGGGCCACGACCCACCCGGACGTCAACGATCCCCAACTGGCCGACGCCGTATGGGACCTGGCCTGGTCGGGCCGGCTCACCAACGACACCCTCTCCCCGCTGCGCTCGCTGCTCGGCTCGGGCCGCACCGCCGGGTCGACGGCGCACCGCGCCAAGCGGACGGTGCCCCGCGGGCGATACGGAAGCCTGACGGCGAGCGCCCGCACCGCTTCCCGTACCGGGCCACCGACGGTCAGTGGCCGCTGGTCACTGCTGCCGCCCCTCGAACCCGAACCGACCCATCGCGCACACGCCCTGGCCCGCACCCTGCTCGACCGACATGGCGTGGTGACCCGGGGCGCGGTGGCGGCCGAGGGGGTCGAGGGCGGCTTCTCCGCCACGTACCGGATCCTCGCCGCCTTCGAGGACAGCGGACAGGCGCGGCGCGGCTATGTGGTCGAGGGGCTGGGGGCGGCCCAGTTCGCGATGGACGGCGCGGTGGACCGTCTCCGGGCCGCAGCCAACACCCTGGACCGGAGCGGAGGCGACGCGCCGCCCCAGGCGGTCGTGCTGGCGGCCGCGGACCCTGCCAACGCCTACGGAGCCGCGCTGCCCTGGCCCGAGCCGCCGGACGGCGCCGGCCACAAGCCGGGCCGGAAAGCGGGATCCCTGGTGGTCCTGGTCGACGGCGAGCTCACGATGTACATGGAGCGCGGCGGCAAGTCGCTGCTGTCGTGGGCGACCGACCCGGATGCGCCGGCTCTCCATGCGGCGGCCACGGCACTGGCGAACGCGGCGCGTGCGGGAGCCATCGGCACGATCACGGTGGAACGGGCGAACGGGGTCTCGGCGCTGACCTCACCGCTGTCCCGGGCGCTGGAGGTCTCGGGCTTCCTCGCCACACCGCGAGGGCTTCGGCTGCGCCCCTGA
- a CDS encoding helix-turn-helix domain-containing protein, with protein MILLRRLLGDVLRRQRQRQGRTLREVSSSARVSLGYLSEVERGQKEASSELLSAICDALDVRMSELMREVSDELSLAELAESAAATETVPVPVRPMLNSVSVTSVAGVPTERVTIKAPAEAVDVVAA; from the coding sequence ATGATTCTGCTCCGTCGCCTGCTGGGTGACGTGCTGCGTCGGCAGCGCCAGCGCCAGGGCCGTACTCTGCGCGAAGTCTCCTCGTCCGCCCGAGTTTCGCTCGGCTATCTCTCCGAGGTGGAGCGGGGGCAGAAGGAGGCTTCCTCTGAGCTGCTCTCCGCCATCTGCGACGCGCTTGACGTACGGATGTCCGAGCTCATGCGAGAAGTGAGCGACGAGCTGTCGCTGGCCGAACTGGCCGAGTCGGCAGCGGCCACCGAGACGGTGCCTGTGCCAGTACGCCCGATGCTCAATTCCGTATCCGTGACGTCGGTGGCAGGTGTGCCGACGGAGCGGGTGACCATCAAGGCGCCTGCGGAGGCGGTCGACGTCGTGGCCGCCTGA
- a CDS encoding AraC family transcriptional regulator — MSGPADHEWARHWQYEELPGLDLLRARYVRHTFPRHSHEGFVFGAVTGGVEDVSMPEGNISARPGTVVMINPEVPHSARAGVDEGWAYSTLYPSVDLVTEIAGEVSSVRGTPAFGETIVEDAQTAELIRGVHQAAEAGNALAADSLLRVAVARLVARHGHRLPSRTPSASGARTAAEAKALLEERMTDPPSLERLALELGTSPFALLRAFKAAYGMPPHTWLTNARVRRARRLLDAGAAPVDAAVAVGFTDQPHLNRHFTRIVGVPPGAYRKERARTYKTSGESPT; from the coding sequence ATGAGCGGTCCGGCGGATCACGAGTGGGCACGGCACTGGCAGTACGAGGAACTGCCCGGCCTCGACCTCCTGCGGGCCCGCTATGTGCGGCACACCTTTCCCCGCCACAGCCACGAGGGCTTCGTCTTCGGGGCGGTCACCGGCGGGGTCGAGGACGTGAGCATGCCGGAGGGGAACATCAGCGCCCGGCCCGGCACGGTCGTCATGATCAATCCCGAGGTGCCGCATTCGGCGCGGGCCGGGGTGGACGAGGGCTGGGCGTACTCGACCCTGTACCCCTCCGTGGATCTCGTCACCGAGATAGCCGGCGAGGTCAGCTCGGTGCGCGGCACGCCGGCGTTCGGCGAGACGATCGTCGAGGACGCACAGACCGCCGAACTCATCCGCGGTGTCCATCAGGCGGCGGAGGCGGGCAACGCACTGGCCGCCGACAGCTTGCTCCGGGTTGCCGTGGCCCGGCTGGTGGCGCGGCACGGCCACCGGCTGCCCTCCCGGACGCCGAGTGCCTCCGGGGCGCGTACGGCAGCGGAGGCGAAAGCGCTGTTGGAGGAGCGCATGACCGATCCGCCGTCCCTGGAGCGGCTCGCGCTGGAGCTCGGCACGAGCCCCTTCGCGCTCCTGCGGGCCTTCAAGGCGGCGTACGGCATGCCTCCGCACACCTGGCTCACCAATGCGCGGGTACGCCGGGCCCGTCGACTCCTTGACGCCGGGGCCGCGCCCGTCGACGCGGCCGTCGCCGTGGGGTTCACCGACCAGCCCCATCTGAACCGGCATTTCACCCGGATCGTGGGCGTGCCTCCCGGCGCCTATCGCAAAGAGCGTGCAAGAACGTACAAGACCTCGGGCGAGAGCCCCACGTAG
- a CDS encoding Dps family protein, with the protein MSVVKSPLSEADLKAVGNALRGALVDLVDLGLVAKQVHWNVVGPRFRSVHLQLDEVVDTARLHSDTVAERCSAIGVTPDGRAGTVASQSAIGTVPEGWIKDVDAVKTLVDALGAVIERMRERIEVTDEPDPVSQDILIGLTADLEKHAWMFQAESA; encoded by the coding sequence ATGTCTGTCGTGAAGAGCCCGTTGTCCGAGGCCGACCTCAAGGCGGTCGGTAACGCGCTTCGCGGAGCGCTGGTGGATCTGGTGGATCTCGGCCTCGTGGCCAAGCAGGTCCACTGGAACGTCGTGGGGCCGCGCTTCCGGTCCGTCCATCTCCAGCTCGACGAGGTCGTGGACACGGCCCGCCTGCACTCGGACACCGTGGCCGAACGTTGCTCTGCCATCGGTGTGACCCCGGACGGCCGGGCCGGCACGGTGGCGTCGCAGAGTGCCATCGGCACCGTCCCGGAGGGCTGGATCAAGGACGTCGACGCAGTGAAGACGCTGGTGGACGCCCTCGGCGCGGTGATCGAGCGGATGCGGGAGCGTATCGAGGTGACGGACGAACCGGACCCCGTGAGCCAGGACATCCTGATCGGGCTCACAGCGGACCTGGAGAAGCACGCCTGGATGTTCCAGGCCGAGAGCGCGTAG